One Castanea sativa cultivar Marrone di Chiusa Pesio chromosome 4, ASM4071231v1 DNA window includes the following coding sequences:
- the LOC142631585 gene encoding 11-beta-hydroxysteroid dehydrogenase-like 6 codes for MDVNFWGSVYGTHYAVPHLRKSKGKIVVMASTAASIAMPRNSFYNASKAALISFFETLRTEIGPNIGITIVTPGLIGSEMTQRPLLQQGNISWMPIESTERCAKAIVDSTCRGDMYLTVPSWMGWGFWMRVFCPEILEWCLHTILVKWPHAQKDS; via the exons ATG GACGTAAATTTCTGGGGTTCAGTGTATGGCACCCATTATGCAGTTCCACACTTAAGAAAAAGTAAAGGGAAGATTGTTGTAATGGCTTCAACTGCAGCAAGTATAGCTATGCCAAGAAATAGCTTCTACAAT GCAAGTAAGGCAGCCCTAATATCCTTTTTTGAGACATTGAGAACTGAGATTGGTCCAAATATTGGAATAACTATTGTGACTCCTGGACTAATTGGCTCAGAAATGACGCAACGCCCATTATTACAACAG GGTAATATTTCTTGGATGCCAATTGAATCAACAGAAAGGTGTGCCAAGGCAATTGTGGACAGCACTTGTAGAGGAGACATGTACTTGACTGTGCCATCTTGGATGGGGTGGGGATTTTGGATGAGAGTCTTCTGTCCTGAAATATTAGAGTGGTGTCTGCACACAATATTAGTCAAATGGCCACACGCTCAAAAGGACAGCTAG